The following is a genomic window from Nymphaea colorata isolate Beijing-Zhang1983 chromosome 3, ASM883128v2, whole genome shotgun sequence.
TGTAGCATATGCATCAATATTACCAATTTTACTCTAATACCTTAATGTTGTGTCCGCAAAATTTTGTCTTACCTCATTGATTTACTTTGGAACGACTATAGGCCACAATCAGGTACATTGTACATCAGAAATGAAGACTATTTCAGCACTTGGGTGTAACAGCAGCAACATGATTGGACCCACGTCTATTTGGATCAGGTAAATTGTAATTTTGGAGTGTACGCCTTACAGCTGGGCCTTCCTCAGACCTGTAGTAAAATGTGCTTCTCCTTTCCATAAAGATTAGTCATCGGCTTATTATTATTAGATTAttaagatgaatggttataAGTGATTATTCCCATCTTCAGTAACTCTGTACTGTACGGTAACAGATGGAATCAACCATAAGATTGATCCAAGGTAAAACAAGTAGTAGCTCGATTTTAAGTGCTCCTCAAGGTAGAATCTATATGAATCCAGTTTTCTATAAGAAACCTTTTAATCGTCCGCTGGACATCAAAAGAGCTCAAACGCGACTGTCACAGGCACTCCGATCTCGTCTTTACTCAAGGCACCATCCAGCCCAAGAAACATGCCACGCCATGTTTGATTGCCCGAACAAAAAATCTAAGTGCAGAAATCCACGTGTAAACATTCTGAGTTGACCCTTCCCCACCAAATCATCTGATCCGGGCAATTAAACACCCCCACCCAACGTAGTCAGCCAATCAGTCAATTACATTGCCCGTAAAGACACACAGAGATTCAAGGACATTGCATAtcgagaaaataaaaaaggtcaACCTTTTTTAGTCGACCACATAAACCGTACTAAAGGGTAAACTTAAACATCAAGATTTAGAAGGCAATTGATCCTCAGGATACAAATATGCTCACACGGAATGGATCTGATGAAAAGCCTACGGGGCATTTATGCTCTTAAACAAAGCACAGAATTTGAGCATAACTATAGTACATTATCTTTTCTGATCACAACGGTACCAACTTTCTCAGTGCATGGATGCTTCCACCTGGAATCCAATTCCAACTGCTAATGGCCAAGACACGAACTTTCACCACCATTTCTTCCACTACGTTTTGGTAGTCGGCCTGACGAGTCCCAACCCTGAGCCACTGCCCAGATGCTTGAAATCCGTTGCCTCCAAATGGTCCCCATGTCCTGCAAAGCCCGTCCCTCCTTTCACTAGACAAACCAAGTTCTTCTCTTTGCACTCCTTATCGCAAGCCATGCATACTTTATCCACTGCTATAAACTTGTACGCACACTTCTTACAGTAAACATGGCCACAAGTGCTCACAGCCACAAGTGTAACCGTGTTAGTTAGAGTGATCTTGCAGCTCGGACACATGAAGTTCCTGTTCAGTGGACTGGCTTTATCATCACTGCCTTCCTCCGTGAAGCACAAGGGGAACAAGCTCTTAAGCTTGAGCTTCTCTCTGCCTTCTGGGCATACGGTGTCCGTGGAAGGAGCCTCGTACTTCACTGGTGCTTCCGGTGTTGCAGAAGGCAGCCAAAATGCCTTCATGGTGCGGAGAGCTTCCTCTTCATATGACGTCACTTTGACACTGTTTGCCCCATGGAAGCCATTCTTGTCCTGTGCATGGTTTCTGTCATTGTACTGAGGCACAGCTCCATGGTTCTGCTGATCAAAGGCATCGATCTCTCGGGCCTTACGCAACATTGCCTTCtcattctcttcctctttttcttgcttttgttgtGCAGCATGAGCAGCAAGCTTCCTAGCAGTCGGACAAATGGTAACATTTAGATCTAAAGTACCAGCCTTGAACTTAACTTCCAAATAAATTTTGGCAGGAGAACATGGCTTCTGAACCTCATTCAACACCGTGAAATGGGACCAAAGTAGTCCGAAAACAGCAGGCAACTAAAAGATACAGCTCAACAGCTTCCAAATCAAAATATCCTACTAACTCAGAAATGAGATTCTTCTGCAAAAGAATAATGAATAGTGACTCAACTTTGGAACAACAAGCACAACCAACCATGCACATAGAACTGATTAAACCCAACTGCCTGCACACCCAAAGGAAAAAATTGGTGCAAGTTCCTACTTTTTCTCTTAAGACCAAAGCCATGCACCGATGCACGTGGGATCTCTTGCAGCAAACACGTTTCAGGGTCCCCTAAATACCCAGGCCATCATGCCAAGGAGATCACAAACCCATTGGACATGCCCAAGTCCTAAAGCATTTCATATATCACACAAATATAAAATGaccaacaaaacaaacaatGCCAAAAAAACAGAGCTGGTGCCGGAACATATGTTCAACAGTCCTTTGCCGGTTCCTTTTCCTGCTCACGTCATTATTAGTACAGCTATTCATTTTTTCTCACCAAAAAATGCTACTAACTATGTTACTCATTGCCATGTCATAAGAATTTACATAAGTTGACGTTGGACCAATTTGAGACTAGGCTTTCTTGGTGCTACAAACAATCATAGATCTAGATTGTAAATAGAACTGAGGACTTTGGAAATTGTATCTCAATGACTGGAGGAGCACATAGAATCATGCAATGGAAAAGGTATGAGCAACTGATATATTGAAACCCTAGCTTCCAACCAGGGTAATGTCACCTTTTCTGATTACCAAATCAACAAGAGATCTTCAATCTGTGGCAACCTTTCTGACTCTTTCAGGGGAACGTAAATCCCAGAAAAAGTAAATAGATACCGATGGCACATAGTCGGAAAATAATTATAGCAAAATTGAGAAAAGCAATTTTGAAACTAGCAAGTCCACAGGACAAACCTTTTGATATCCTTTTTCTGTGCCAGCAAACACTCAAATATGCATTCTTTGCAAAAGACGTGACCTTTTTGGCAGCAAAGGGGATCAATAAAGGGCTTCAAGCAGAGGCAGCACGCATCAAAAGGTTTTATGGAGTCTTTTCCAAGCCTTTCCTTTTGAGTCCCATACCCAAGCTTACGCTTCTCATCATATGTGAAGAACGCAAGATCGTTGTTGTTCTTTGAATGCCTCTGAGGCATTTTTACTCAATCAAGTAACAGTCAAATAAACCAGCAAGCAATTGGAGGCTTTCTGAAGctgataatgaaataaaaaatacgtGAATAAGTAAACATGAACAAACAGAAAGCTTCTGACTGTGGAACAATGATAGTAAAATTTATGGTACAATGCATTAGATGGTACAATCTATTGTATATAAGGATAGAAAATCACCATCCACAAAACCAAACACAATAATACAAAGCCTCGTCCGATGAGCAAAAACACTAAACAAGGCATATTATTCCATCACCAATGTCAAACCAAGCAACTAGCGCAATTCTCTATTTCTCAACATTGATAAAGAATTAAAGGGTTTTGCTGGCGAGCATTGGTTTTGAGAAGCCCTTGATCTGAGATCCGAGGAGCTGGGATCACCTAGAATCTCGGACCTAAGATCCTGGGCATACCAAAAACATGAAATGCTAGTTCAGGAAATGaatatttgacaaaaaatcatgcaaattGCACTCTTCAGTGAAGCTCATTAATTGTCTTTAAGTATTCTATTATAGATCTCTGTTCAGGCAATTACACAACAAATTTCTTTTGGCTTTAAAAATCATTACGTAATTCACAGTGCAAAAGGACATTAAACACACCGCTAAAAAGTATAATCACAACCAACATAGTTGTCAAAAATTCTGACGAAATCAGAGCAGCTCCGTCGAAGACTGCAGCCTGCACCATTTCTTAAACTGTTTTATTGTTTCGTTTTCCACATCATGTAACCGATACGCAACACACAAAGAATAGGAAACAAATTGAGAAGCGGGAACCAACACACCAAGAAGAGAATTCAACTACTTTGCGATAAAAATACAGATGCAAGTATGTGACTAGAAAATCTGAAAACATATAAACTCGTGCCAAGAAAAAACTACGTTTCTTAAGGCATCAGCGGCATATCTGAAACAGAAAGAGGCGGGGATCTAGCCTTAACACGCCAAGATGCATATGAACAAGCGTGtcatcaaatgaaaaaaagactCAAACCTATTTATCAAAGGAAATAAACCAAATAACAGTAAATTcaataaacaagagaaaatcctaaaggggaagagagaaaaagagagagaaccatgACAAGGTCTGATAAAATTGCGCATACAGAACAGGAATTGTAAAAAACCCTAAAGACTTCCCACTGATCAAATAAGCCAAGTAACTGCAAAATCAACAAAAGTTTCAATAAACAAGAGATGAAAAGAAGGAACAGATGAACAAACAAGATTTCAAACAGATAAGCAAACCTCAGCCCCTGTCGCCCGGTCGTCGGACGGAAAGGGAGACGAAGGACACACCCTTTATGCAACCCGCGAGACGCGAGAACCAGTGCACGTCATGAGAGGACAATTTCGGGTCAGGACCAGGCGCAACCCAACCCGGATGACCCCTTTCGGTTTAAACCTATGCCACTTTAG
Proteins encoded in this region:
- the LOC116250944 gene encoding E3 ubiquitin-protein ligase CSU1, translating into MPQRHSKNNNDLAFFTYDEKRKLGYGTQKERLGKDSIKPFDACCLCLKPFIDPLCCQKGHVFCKECIFECLLAQKKDIKRKLAAHAAQQKQEKEEENEKAMLRKAREIDAFDQQNHGAVPQYNDRNHAQDKNGFHGANSVKVTSYEEEALRTMKAFWLPSATPEAPVKYEAPSTDTVCPEGREKLKLKSLFPLCFTEEGSDDKASPLNRNFMCPSCKITLTNTVTLVAVSTCGHVYCKKCAYKFIAVDKVCMACDKECKEKNLVCLVKGGTGFAGHGDHLEATDFKHLGSGSGLGLVRPTTKT